One window of bacterium genomic DNA carries:
- the tsaD gene encoding tRNA (adenosine(37)-N6)-threonylcarbamoyltransferase complex transferase subunit TsaD, whose protein sequence is MKSEESHKLLILGIESSCDETAASIVENGKHIRSSVISTQIDIHKKFGGVVPELASRAHIELISHAIWEALKKADCKLSELNAVAVTSSPGLANALLVGTETAKALSFSLSIPLIAVNHIHAHLYANFMEHSSIICPVVGLVISGGHTAIFYVESCNNYVLLGQTYDDAAGEALDKVAKMLNLGYPGGPVISKMAEKGNSKAMNFPRAFLGKDIYNFSFSGMKTAVARYLECNSTKHLADVSDICAGFQQSVIDVLIKKIVSAAEQKNVETILIGGGVAANTEFRKQLSEICKEKGINLFSPSFKLCTDNAAMIAGLAYHRYKEGKFEDLLLDIHPQLQV, encoded by the coding sequence ATAAAGTCTGAGGAGTCTCATAAATTGTTAATTTTAGGAATAGAAAGCTCTTGTGATGAAACTGCGGCGAGCATTGTAGAAAACGGAAAGCACATTAGATCTAGTGTTATCAGTACACAAATCGATATTCATAAAAAGTTTGGGGGAGTGGTTCCAGAGCTTGCTTCACGCGCGCACATTGAACTGATTAGTCATGCAATTTGGGAAGCTTTGAAAAAAGCGGATTGTAAGTTATCCGAGCTTAATGCAGTAGCGGTTACGAGCAGTCCTGGATTGGCAAATGCCCTTCTTGTAGGCACAGAGACAGCCAAAGCCCTGAGCTTTTCACTAAGTATTCCTCTTATAGCAGTTAATCACATACATGCACACTTATATGCCAACTTTATGGAACACAGTAGTATTATCTGTCCTGTTGTTGGTTTGGTTATATCAGGGGGGCATACAGCGATATTTTATGTAGAAAGTTGTAATAATTATGTATTGCTAGGGCAAACCTATGATGATGCAGCAGGTGAGGCTCTGGATAAGGTTGCAAAAATGCTAAATTTAGGCTATCCGGGTGGACCAGTAATATCTAAAATGGCTGAAAAAGGCAACTCTAAAGCTATGAATTTTCCAAGGGCGTTTCTTGGAAAGGATATTTATAACTTTAGTTTTAGTGGAATGAAAACAGCTGTAGCCAGGTATCTTGAGTGTAATTCCACTAAGCATTTGGCAGATGTTAGTGATATTTGCGCTGGATTTCAACAGTCTGTAATAGATGTTTTGATAAAGAAGATTGTTAGTGCAGCAGAACAAAAAAATGTTGAGACAATTTTAATTGGTGGTGGGGTAGCTGCTAATACAGAGTTTCGGAAACAGCTCTCTGAAATTTGTAAAGAAAAGGGTATTAATTTGTTTTCCCCTTCATTCAAACTTTGCACAGACAATGCGGCAATGATAGCAGGACTTGCATATCATAGGTATAAAGAAGGGAAATTTGAGGATCTTTTGTTAGATATACATCCGCAGTTGCAAGTATAA